In the genome of Deferribacterota bacterium, the window CCAGACTATGTGGAAATCCCATTGCCTGTCAGTTTTCAATTCATCACCTATACCATCTACCACATTATGCCCTGCATCGTTGCCTTCTAAATATTCTGCGCCAATTATTAAGGAACTTCCTTTTAAGAAATCCCATGGTAAAAACATACCTGGTGGTATAATAAGTTCAGCATTGCCAAAAAATACCGCATCCCTATCATTGCCAAAACCATTGACACCTAATCCAACAGCTTTTGTTGATTTAACACCAAAATTAAGAAGTAATGGTAGTGGCATACAGTTTGCCTCCTGGATAATAGCGGGAGCGTATGGTGTTGGTAAAAGCTTTGGCAATGGCAAAAAGATAACCTTTGATGCAACTGCATAGAAATCAAAACCGCTATTATTTGTATATAAACTAGAACCCATTTCTTTAAATAATTCTGGTGTATCAAGGTTTGTATGTTTATACATCATACCAACTGAAATTGCTGGTATATAGGTAGACTCCTCAACCAAGAGGAGTTTTGATGTTACACTAAACATATCGATGTCTAAATCTAAACCCACTTGTTCAGCAACATATGGCTCATCAATATTTACATAATTGTTAGAAAAGCCCAGTTCTAACCTATTAAAGAGTGTGGTGGCAATTCCAGTAGAAAACCAGTTAAGATCTGCATCTGGTAAGGTTACCCACCAAAAACTTAATTTTGGTTTTCTTATGGGTTTGACATCAGATTTTGGAAATGGCCAATGTGAAGTGCCTATTAAATGTGCATGTGGTACTAAACCACCACCGCCAGCCCCTTCTAGACCAACATACGGTGCTGTAACTGGGTAGTAACTTGCCAATTCTTCCAGATCAACACCTGTGCCATATTGTGCAAAAGAAATCCCACTGGTGAGAGTAAGAAAAAATAGCACACATAAAAAAAGCGTTATAGCTTTAATACGTTTAAACATAGCATACCTCCTTTTAATCATAACATACCTCCAATTTGTTTTTACATATAATAACATTATTATAATAATAATGTCAACTAAAAATACAAAAATTGTCATTTAAAA includes:
- a CDS encoding DUF3034 family protein, whose protein sequence is MIKRRYAMFKRIKAITLFLCVLFFLTLTSGISFAQYGTGVDLEELASYYPVTAPYVGLEGAGGGGLVPHAHLIGTSHWPFPKSDVKPIRKPKLSFWWVTLPDADLNWFSTGIATTLFNRLELGFSNNYVNIDEPYVAEQVGLDLDIDMFSVTSKLLLVEESTYIPAISVGMMYKHTNLDTPELFKEMGSSLYTNNSGFDFYAVASKVIFLPLPKLLPTPYAPAIIQEANCMPLPLLLNFGVKSTKAVGLGVNGFGNDRDAVFFGNAELIIPPGMFLPWDFLKGSSLIIGAEYLEGNDAGHNVVDGIGDELKTDRQWDFHIVWDNGKNFALILVYTDTGNNNLQSNLEAMENPSAEGEGFTLSFQYQF